One region of Dokdonia sp. 4H-3-7-5 genomic DNA includes:
- a CDS encoding 3-deoxy-D-manno-octulosonic acid transferase, producing MHKLYSLLITLIQALIPVAGFFNAKLKKSIIGRRHTLKTLKRELIAGKPTIWMHAASLGEYEQGVPVLEELKKKYPEHQMVISFFSPSGYEIKKNNAFAKATVYLPFDTPKNVSRFLDIVSPEMVFFVKYEFWPNYLSELKRRKIRTFLISGVFRESQPFFKPYGKWMTPSLKSFEYFFLQNEDSAIALQKLGFKNFSVSGDTRYDRVSHQIEMDNTLDFVHTFKNDKTCVVCGSTWAEDDNVIVNFINLNEGIAKFIIAPHEIKPDKIALLASSIKGRVVLYSQMSAASLASCDVLIIDTIGLLTKIYSYADIAYVGGAMGTTGLHNILEPATFGVPIITGGNFDKFPEAKKLQQLAGLYAVTNQAEFDERLSKLILDEKFRAQTGMIAGHFINSNTGATKAIVDYLSN from the coding sequence ATGCATAAATTGTATTCTCTTTTAATCACGCTTATTCAAGCGCTAATTCCAGTAGCTGGTTTTTTTAATGCAAAGCTTAAAAAGTCTATAATTGGGCGTAGGCACACCTTGAAAACCCTTAAACGAGAACTCATAGCTGGCAAGCCTACTATCTGGATGCATGCAGCCTCTTTAGGAGAATATGAGCAGGGAGTGCCCGTTCTTGAAGAGTTAAAAAAGAAGTATCCAGAACACCAGATGGTAATAAGCTTTTTCTCCCCTTCTGGTTATGAGATTAAAAAGAATAACGCTTTCGCGAAAGCTACCGTTTACCTGCCATTTGACACCCCAAAAAATGTTTCTAGGTTTTTAGATATAGTATCTCCAGAGATGGTGTTTTTTGTGAAATATGAATTCTGGCCGAACTATTTAAGCGAACTCAAACGCCGAAAAATTCGTACGTTTTTGATTTCAGGGGTATTTAGGGAGAGTCAGCCATTTTTTAAGCCTTATGGAAAGTGGATGACGCCATCATTAAAGAGCTTTGAGTACTTTTTTTTACAAAATGAAGATTCTGCTATTGCATTGCAGAAGTTGGGATTTAAAAATTTTAGCGTAAGCGGAGATACCAGATATGATAGAGTAAGTCATCAAATTGAAATGGATAACACTTTAGATTTTGTTCATACTTTTAAGAATGACAAAACATGTGTAGTATGCGGCAGTACTTGGGCAGAAGATGATAATGTGATTGTAAATTTTATTAATCTTAATGAAGGAATAGCAAAATTCATAATAGCACCACATGAAATTAAGCCAGATAAAATTGCGTTGCTAGCCTCAAGTATTAAGGGCAGAGTAGTCCTATACTCTCAAATGAGTGCAGCGTCACTGGCGTCTTGCGATGTATTGATTATAGATACTATAGGTCTTCTTACTAAAATATATAGCTATGCAGATATTGCTTACGTGGGTGGAGCGATGGGAACTACAGGACTGCATAATATTCTGGAGCCAGCAACCTTTGGTGTACCCATAATTACAGGAGGCAATTTTGATAAGTTTCCGGAAGCAAAAAAGCTACAGCAACTCGCAGGACTTTATGCCGTAACTAATCAGGCCGAATTTGATGAGCGTTTATCCAAATTAATCTTAGATGAAAAATTTAGAGCGCAAACAGGGATGATTGCGGGACACTTTATTAATAGTAATACGGGTGCCACAAAAGCGATTGTTGACTACTTGAGTAATTAG
- a CDS encoding DegT/DnrJ/EryC1/StrS family aminotransferase, whose product MKKIQMVDLKGQYAQIKERVDSSIMEVIENTAFVNGPEVHAFQKELEEYLGVKNVIPCANGTDALQIAMMGLGLEQGDEVITADFTFAATVEVIALLKLTPVLVDVDPVNFNIDIEAIKKAITPKTKAIVPVHLFGMAANMDAIMDLAKEHNLYVIEDNAQGIGSTFTGRDGQKVKTGGIGHVGTTSFFPSKNLGCYGDGGAIFTNDDELAHTIRGIVNHGMYERYHHDVVGVNSRLDSIQAAVLRAKLPHLDSYNKARRDAARKYTAAFTNEPKIITPFICDSCDCHVFHQYTLRVNDTDRDALVKHLNENGIPCGVYYPIPLHSQKAYKDTRYNEADFPVTNAIVKDCISLPMHTELEDDQIAFITKTIIDFVNK is encoded by the coding sequence ATGAAAAAAATCCAAATGGTCGACCTTAAAGGTCAATATGCACAGATCAAAGAACGCGTTGATAGCTCAATCATGGAGGTGATTGAAAATACCGCTTTTGTAAACGGACCGGAAGTACACGCCTTTCAAAAAGAACTAGAGGAATACCTAGGGGTAAAAAATGTTATTCCTTGTGCAAACGGCACAGACGCTTTACAAATTGCTATGATGGGCCTAGGTCTAGAGCAAGGTGATGAAGTAATCACTGCAGATTTTACATTTGCCGCTACTGTAGAAGTTATCGCGCTTTTAAAGCTTACACCGGTACTAGTAGATGTTGACCCTGTAAACTTTAACATCGATATTGAAGCCATAAAAAAGGCAATTACTCCAAAAACTAAGGCAATAGTACCTGTGCACCTTTTTGGGATGGCAGCAAATATGGATGCCATTATGGATCTTGCTAAGGAGCATAATCTTTACGTAATAGAAGATAACGCACAAGGAATAGGTTCTACATTTACTGGCCGTGACGGACAGAAAGTTAAAACTGGTGGTATAGGACACGTAGGTACAACGTCTTTCTTTCCATCTAAAAACCTAGGATGCTACGGCGACGGTGGTGCTATTTTTACAAATGATGATGAGCTAGCTCACACCATTAGAGGAATAGTAAACCACGGTATGTATGAGCGTTATCACCACGATGTAGTAGGTGTTAATAGTAGGCTAGATTCCATACAAGCTGCGGTACTTAGAGCAAAATTACCTCATTTAGACAGTTACAATAAGGCCAGAAGAGATGCTGCTCGTAAATACACTGCCGCTTTTACAAATGAGCCTAAAATTATAACTCCATTTATATGTGACAGCTGTGATTGCCACGTCTTTCACCAGTACACACTTAGAGTAAATGATACAGATCGCGATGCGCTAGTAAAACATCTTAATGAAAATGGTATTCCTTGTGGAGTGTACTATCCAATACCATTACACAGCCAGAAGGCGTATAAAGACACTCGCTATAATGAGGCAGACTTCCCAGTGACTAATGCTATTGTGAAGGATTGTATCTCCTTACCTATGCACACAGAACTAGAGGATGATCAAATTGCATTTATAACTAAAACTATTATTGATTTTGTAAATAAATAA
- a CDS encoding metal-dependent hydrolase family protein, whose translation MKYHLSLLLVVFTSFMLSGQETLLHCGKLIDTENGKVLTEQTVTILGNSIIKVEKGYASAKSGQTIIDLKSKTVMPGFIDMHVHVESETNPKQYLETFTKNEADVAFTAAEIAERTLMAGFTTVRDLGGSGVNVSLRNAINNGTTRGPRIFTAEKAIGTTGGHADPTNGFKKVNMGDPGPAEGVINSVDDARKAVRQRYKNGADLIKITATGGVLSVSKNGDNPQFRQEEVDEIVRTAKEYGMHVAAHAHGKEGMQRAIKAGVQTIEHGSFMDEETVKLMKQHGTYLVPTLSAGKYVAAKAKVKGYYPDIIIPKIEKVDATLKKTFTMVAQSGVNIAFGTDAGVFPHGENAKEFRYMTEYGWSPMFAIQSATITNGKLLDMEGKLGVIAAGYLADIVATDDDPTRNIATTESVSFVMKDGVVYKQ comes from the coding sequence ATGAAATACCACCTCTCTCTACTACTTGTCGTATTTACAAGTTTTATGCTATCAGGTCAAGAAACCCTTCTCCATTGCGGGAAACTGATTGACACAGAAAATGGAAAAGTTTTAACCGAACAAACAGTAACCATTTTAGGCAATAGCATTATAAAAGTTGAGAAAGGTTACGCTTCCGCGAAAAGTGGCCAGACCATCATTGATCTTAAGTCAAAGACAGTAATGCCTGGCTTTATAGACATGCACGTGCACGTCGAGAGTGAGACCAATCCGAAACAATATCTGGAAACCTTTACTAAAAATGAAGCAGACGTAGCTTTTACTGCTGCCGAAATTGCAGAGAGAACACTCATGGCAGGATTTACTACTGTACGAGATTTAGGAGGAAGCGGTGTAAATGTATCTTTAAGAAATGCTATAAATAACGGCACAACGAGAGGTCCACGCATCTTTACTGCCGAAAAGGCTATAGGAACCACTGGAGGTCATGCAGATCCCACAAATGGCTTTAAAAAGGTTAATATGGGTGATCCTGGTCCGGCCGAAGGAGTTATTAATAGTGTAGACGATGCTAGAAAAGCAGTAAGACAACGCTATAAAAATGGCGCCGACTTAATAAAGATTACCGCAACTGGTGGAGTACTTAGCGTGAGTAAGAACGGAGACAACCCACAGTTTCGCCAAGAGGAGGTAGATGAGATTGTGCGCACCGCCAAAGAATACGGAATGCACGTCGCTGCGCATGCCCACGGAAAAGAAGGTATGCAACGCGCTATCAAAGCTGGTGTACAAACTATAGAACACGGCTCCTTTATGGATGAAGAAACCGTAAAACTCATGAAACAACATGGAACCTATCTAGTGCCTACACTATCTGCAGGAAAATATGTTGCAGCTAAGGCAAAAGTAAAAGGATACTATCCAGACATTATTATTCCTAAGATTGAAAAAGTAGATGCTACACTTAAAAAGACATTTACCATGGTTGCACAATCTGGAGTAAACATAGCTTTTGGAACAGATGCCGGAGTATTTCCTCATGGAGAGAATGCAAAAGAGTTTCGCTACATGACAGAATATGGATGGTCACCTATGTTCGCTATCCAATCTGCTACCATCACAAATGGAAAGCTATTAGATATGGAAGGTAAGTTAGGGGTAATAGCTGCTGGTTATCTTGCAGACATTGTAGCAACAGATGATGACCCAACCCGAAACATAGCAACAACAGAAAGTGTTTCTTTTGTTATGAAAGATGGTGTTGTATACAAGCAGTAA
- a CDS encoding OmpA family protein: MKKVFHYIIILSFIFGGALGYAQEGKVKVAGEKFEEFAYVNARDLYLRVANRGFTSPEVFSKLGDSYYFTADYADAVQWYEKLIATGGDIAPEYYFRYAQSLKSIKKYDKADKMMAVFVQMSGTDTRGEMFEKERDYLKEIEAQSGRYAIQQVNFNTELQDFSPSFLGERVVISSNRKSSTGDYIHDWNNQPFLDLYVVDNAKGENPTIEKFSKNINTPYHESSSVFTESGDEMYFTRNNYSKKTKLKRDEDGTTKLKLYHSYKRGGSWSIPEELPFNSDEYSTAHPALSPDGSILYFASDMPGTKGLSDIWMSTINEDGTYGAPVNLGSEINTEGRETFPFVSSDNKLFYATDGHIGLGGLDVFVTQLSDEGKVGASYNIGKPVNSSADDFGLILSESRGTGYFSSSRASGLGNDDIYSFTRDRKILTNCAQNIVGTTRDVKTDEILPQTTVTLRDKVNQVVATVTSDDLGNFTFSDVNCNETYVVRGTKDNYEPFEVILTTSTDVGGVINRDLYLKPDARLDIGGDLSKILELNPIYFDFDKSNIRPDASLELEKVIAVMQQYPALKIDVRSHTDSRAPDAYNMKLSQRRNVSTIRYIVQQGGIEAYRLTGRGYGETQLTNACANGIECTEEEHQLNRRSEFIIMAK, from the coding sequence ATGAAAAAAGTATTCCACTATATAATTATTTTATCCTTCATTTTTGGTGGTGCCCTTGGGTATGCTCAAGAAGGTAAGGTTAAAGTTGCAGGAGAAAAATTTGAAGAATTTGCATACGTAAATGCACGTGATTTGTACTTACGAGTTGCAAATAGAGGATTTACCTCTCCAGAGGTTTTTTCAAAACTAGGGGACTCTTATTATTTTACAGCAGACTATGCAGATGCAGTACAATGGTATGAAAAGTTAATTGCGACAGGAGGAGATATCGCACCTGAGTATTATTTTAGATACGCGCAATCACTTAAAAGTATAAAGAAATACGACAAGGCAGATAAAATGATGGCTGTATTCGTACAAATGAGCGGTACAGATACTCGAGGGGAAATGTTTGAAAAGGAACGTGACTATCTCAAGGAAATAGAAGCACAGTCTGGAAGATATGCTATACAGCAGGTTAATTTTAATACAGAATTGCAAGATTTTAGTCCAAGCTTTCTTGGTGAAAGAGTTGTAATTTCTTCAAATAGAAAGAGTAGCACTGGTGACTACATCCACGATTGGAATAATCAGCCTTTCTTAGACTTATATGTTGTAGATAACGCAAAAGGTGAAAACCCTACTATTGAAAAATTTTCAAAAAATATAAACACTCCTTATCATGAGAGTAGCTCTGTCTTTACAGAAAGTGGAGATGAGATGTATTTTACGCGTAACAATTACAGTAAAAAAACAAAACTCAAAAGAGATGAAGATGGAACTACAAAATTAAAACTATATCATAGCTATAAACGAGGCGGTTCATGGAGCATTCCAGAAGAGCTTCCTTTTAATAGTGATGAGTACTCTACAGCGCATCCTGCATTGAGTCCTGACGGTTCAATATTATACTTTGCATCAGATATGCCAGGAACAAAAGGATTAAGTGATATATGGATGTCTACTATAAATGAAGATGGCACTTATGGAGCACCTGTAAACCTAGGAAGCGAGATTAACACAGAAGGAAGAGAAACCTTCCCTTTTGTGAGTAGCGACAACAAATTGTTTTATGCCACAGATGGCCACATAGGTCTTGGAGGATTAGATGTTTTTGTTACGCAATTAAGTGATGAGGGTAAGGTAGGAGCTTCATATAATATAGGAAAGCCTGTTAATAGTAGTGCAGATGATTTTGGACTTATTTTAAGCGAATCTAGAGGAACTGGATATTTTTCATCAAGCCGAGCATCTGGTTTAGGCAATGATGATATTTATAGCTTTACAAGAGATAGAAAGATCCTAACTAATTGTGCTCAGAATATTGTAGGTACGACAAGAGATGTAAAGACAGATGAAATACTTCCTCAAACTACAGTGACATTAAGAGATAAGGTAAACCAAGTTGTAGCAACGGTAACAAGTGATGATCTAGGGAATTTTACTTTTAGTGATGTAAATTGTAATGAAACTTATGTGGTGCGAGGTACAAAGGATAATTATGAACCATTTGAAGTGATATTAACAACTAGTACGGATGTTGGAGGCGTTATTAACAGAGATCTGTATCTTAAGCCAGACGCCAGACTTGATATAGGTGGAGACCTTTCTAAAATATTAGAACTTAATCCTATTTATTTTGATTTTGATAAGTCAAATATACGTCCAGATGCCTCTCTTGAACTTGAGAAGGTGATAGCAGTGATGCAACAGTATCCTGCGTTAAAAATTGACGTTAGATCACATACAGATAGTCGTGCGCCAGATGCTTATAACATGAAACTTTCTCAACGTAGAAATGTATCTACTATACGTTATATTGTGCAACAAGGAGGTATTGAAGCTTATAGACTCACAGGTCGCGGCTATGGAGAAACGCAGCTTACAAATGCGTGTGCTAATGGAATAGAGTGCACTGAAGAAGAGCACCAGCTTAATAGAAGGTCAGAATTTATTATAATGGCAAAATAA
- a CDS encoding type IX secretion system membrane protein PorP/SprF: MKKTYIAIVALAVVVLGLTTETAVAQQDAQYTQYMYNTLSINPAYAGARGGLSVLGLHRSQWVGLDGAPRTQTVSIHSPVGESKRVGLGLNITNDEIFISNETYIDVDFSYTIPTSDEGKLAFGLKGGVHLLDINYSEANPFQNGDNLATAQNNIDNKFSPQVGLGMFYYTDKYYLGLSAPNLLRTEHFDDSDNSNSTNSTFLARERINYYLTTGYVFDITQDFKFKPAGLVKAVQGAPLQVDVTANALLYDKLTLGLAYRWSAALSGLVGFQITDSLMIGFAYDRETTELQQFNNGSYEVFLRFEVFKQPKQLISPRFF, from the coding sequence ATGAAAAAAACATACATCGCCATAGTAGCCCTGGCAGTAGTCGTTTTAGGTCTTACAACTGAAACTGCAGTAGCACAACAAGATGCTCAGTACACGCAGTATATGTATAATACATTGAGTATAAACCCAGCCTATGCCGGTGCAAGGGGAGGTCTAAGTGTATTAGGATTACATCGTAGTCAGTGGGTAGGTCTAGATGGAGCTCCTAGAACGCAAACGGTTTCCATACATTCTCCAGTAGGAGAGTCAAAACGTGTAGGACTTGGTTTAAATATTACTAATGATGAGATATTTATAAGTAATGAGACATATATAGATGTAGATTTTAGCTATACAATACCTACCAGTGATGAGGGAAAGCTAGCTTTTGGATTAAAAGGAGGTGTACATTTACTTGATATTAATTACAGCGAGGCAAACCCATTTCAAAATGGGGATAATCTAGCTACGGCTCAAAATAATATTGATAATAAATTTTCTCCACAAGTGGGACTTGGTATGTTTTATTATACAGATAAGTACTACTTAGGATTAAGTGCTCCTAATTTATTGCGTACAGAACACTTTGACGACAGTGATAACTCAAACAGCACAAACTCGACGTTTCTAGCACGTGAGAGAATCAATTATTACTTGACGACGGGATACGTATTTGATATTACTCAAGACTTCAAATTCAAGCCTGCAGGACTTGTAAAAGCTGTTCAAGGAGCACCACTACAAGTAGATGTAACTGCAAATGCGTTACTCTATGATAAATTAACACTTGGTCTTGCATATAGATGGAGTGCAGCATTAAGTGGTCTGGTAGGTTTCCAGATTACAGATAGTTTAATGATAGGATTTGCTTATGATAGGGAGACCACAGAGCTACAACAATTCAATAATGGTAGTTATGAAGTGTTCTTAAGGTTTGAAGTATTTAAGCAGCCTAAGCAATTAATATCTCCACGTTTCTTTTAA